A segment of the Nostoc sp. TCL26-01 genome:
CCACTTTAATTATCTCGACTCCGTTCTTGTCGGCTGCCAGAGACTCGTGATCAAAACCATTTTCCGTTAACCACTGAGAAACTGCCCCAGATGGAACGATCGCTTCTTCTGCTGCTGGTACTGGTTTTAGTTCTTCATCAGCCACGTTTTTGTTCCTCCTTCTGAGTTTGTCCTGTCAGCAACGCTGGGGGAACTGGTAAACCAATGGCTTCAGCCAATTCTTTGGGTGGGTTGAAGCGAGTGTCTGACTGCATATATTTACCAGTCAAAATGTCTGGTACTGGCTTCAAGTTATGAGTGGTGCTGTAGAAACGGTGAGTTTGTCTAATCAAACTCCTCTCCTGCATGGAATCGTTAGCAATTTTTTTCCGTAGCTTGATAATTGCATCGATGATCGCTTCAGGACGGGGAGGACAACCGGGTAGGTACACATCCACAGGAATCAACTTATCCACACCACGTACAGCCGTGGGAGAATCAACGCTAAACATCCCGCCAGTAATTGTACAAGCACCCATCGCAATTACATACTTAGGTTCGGGCATTTGTTCATAAAGACGCACCAACTGGGGGGCCATCTTCATGGTAATTGTGCCGGCGGTAATAATTAAGTCGGCTTGACGGGGACTAGAACGGGGAATTAACCCAAAGCGATCGAAGTCAAAACGCGAACCAATCAAAGCTGCAAACTCAATAAAGCAGCAAGCTGTACCAAACAACAACGGCCACAGACTCGAAAGCCGCGCCCAGTTATAAAGGTCATCAACCGTGGTTAAAATCACGTTTTCCGAAAGGTCTTGAGTGACTGTAGGACGCTCAATGGGGTTGATGATTCGCTCTTTGTCCTGGGTGGTTAAATTAGAATTCAAGACCATTCCAAAGCTCCTTTACGCCATGCGTAAACTAAGGCTACTACAAGAATTGCAATAAAAATCAGTGCCTCAATGAATGCCAATAGCCCTAGACGGTGAAAAGCAACTGCCCAAGGATATAAAAACACAGTCTCCACGTCAAAGACAACGAAGACCAGGGCAAACATATAGTAGCGGATGTTGAATTGAATCCAGGCTCCGCCAATTGGCTCCATCCCAGATTCATAGGTGGTGCGACGTTCCAGGCTATTACCAGTTGGTCTGAGGAGCTTGGAAGCTGAAAGCGCTAAGGCAGGTACTAGGCTACAGATAATGAGAAAGCCTAGAAGGTACTCGTAACCGCTAAGGACAAACACAATGAATATCTACCGCGTATGGTGTAAATAAGGCTGTTACTTTCTTTTACATTATATCTTTTTGGCTTTTCTGAAATCTGGGCAACAGACGCATTTCCAGTATTTGATTCATTTGTGCTAGTGATAGAAAACTCTAACGGATATGTCATAATTTTTAACGTATATTTAAGATTTCTTCTTGGTGAGATTTTAGCCATGAGCGAACCAGCTGTTGAAAATACAGTCTTAGACCGCTTTGAGTGTCGCTCCTGCGGTTATATTTACGAACCTGAAAAAGGGGACGATAAGCATGACATTCCGTCAGGGACAGCCTTTGCTGAATTGCCCGTAAATTGGCGTTGTCCAGTTTGTACGGCAAAAAAGGCAGCTTTTAGCAACATTGGCCCGGCAGGTACAGCCTCTGGTTTTAGAGAAAATCTGGGTTTTGGTTTGGGTGTAAATACACTCACCCCAGGACAAAAGAATATCTTGATTTTTGGTGCTTTGGCTCTAGGGTTCTTGTTTTTTATGAGTCTCTATGGGTTGCAGTAGGGATGGGGAGATGGGGGGATGGGGAAGCAGAGGAGGCAGGGGAGGCAGGGGAGCAGGGGAGCAGAGGGGAATAATTAATGAATACTCATTCATCACTCAGGACTCAGCACTCAGCACTCTCTCACTGCCTCACTCCCTCACTCATCACTCAGCACGGGCTAAACGCCCCGCTTCCGCTAACAGCACTCATTTAGAGAAACCTTACACAAATTTAGAAACGACTACAAAAAATCTGATGCGATCAATGGTTATTGTGAAAAGTTGGCAGAAAATATTTTCTTTGTTGATGGTGGTGCTTTTGTGCATTGGTTGTAGTAAGGTTCCTTCTACCACTTACAACCCTTGGGC
Coding sequences within it:
- the ndhK gene encoding photosynthetic/respiratory NAD(P)H-quinone oxidoreductase subunit K, coding for MVLNSNLTTQDKERIINPIERPTVTQDLSENVILTTVDDLYNWARLSSLWPLLFGTACCFIEFAALIGSRFDFDRFGLIPRSSPRQADLIITAGTITMKMAPQLVRLYEQMPEPKYVIAMGACTITGGMFSVDSPTAVRGVDKLIPVDVYLPGCPPRPEAIIDAIIKLRKKIANDSMQERSLIRQTHRFYSTTHNLKPVPDILTGKYMQSDTRFNPPKELAEAIGLPVPPALLTGQTQKEEQKRG
- the ndhC gene encoding photosynthetic/respiratory NAD(P)H-quinone oxidoreductase subunit C; translated protein: MFVLSGYEYLLGFLIICSLVPALALSASKLLRPTGNSLERRTTYESGMEPIGGAWIQFNIRYYMFALVFVVFDVETVFLYPWAVAFHRLGLLAFIEALIFIAILVVALVYAWRKGALEWS
- a CDS encoding rubredoxin, whose protein sequence is MSEPAVENTVLDRFECRSCGYIYEPEKGDDKHDIPSGTAFAELPVNWRCPVCTAKKAAFSNIGPAGTASGFRENLGFGLGVNTLTPGQKNILIFGALALGFLFFMSLYGLQ